Proteins found in one Stigmatopora nigra isolate UIUO_SnigA chromosome 15, RoL_Snig_1.1, whole genome shotgun sequence genomic segment:
- the arl5c gene encoding putative ADP-ribosylation factor-like protein 5C, which produces MGFFLTKMMTVFGNREHKVIIIGLDNAGKTTILYQFLTKEAVETTPTVGSNVEQISVGNTHFLMWDIGGQSSLRNTWYSYYSNTEIVILVVDSTDPLRLTLTKDELHRMLAHDDLQSASVLVLANKQDVKGSMTPTEISRHLTLDAVTSHSWHVQPCCGLTGEGLTASLDWMHSRVVAS; this is translated from the exons ATGGGATTCTTCCTCACCAAGATGATGACAGTCTTTGGAAACAGAG AGCACAAAGTCATCATCATCGGTCTGGACAACGCGGGCAAGACGACCATCCTTTACCAGTT TCTGACAAAAGAAGCGGTCGAGACGACGCCGACGGTGGGCAGCAACGTAGAGCAGATTAGCGTGGGCAACACACACTTTTTGATGTGGGACATCGGAGGCCAGAGCAGCCTTCGCAACACCTGGTACTCCTATTACTCCAACACTGAG ATTGTCATCCTGGTTGTGGACAGCACCGACCCACTGCGATTGACACTCACCAAAGACGAGCTCCACCGAATGCTCGCACACGAC GACTTGCAGAGCGCCTCCGTTCTGGTGCTGGCCAATAAACAAGATGTGAAAGGCTCCATGACGCCGACCGAGATCTCGAGGCACCTCACACTGGACGCCGTCACCTCGCACAGCTGGCACGTGCAGCCGTGTTGTGGCCTCACCGGCGAAGG CCTCACCGCCAGTCTGGATTGGATGCATTCACGGGTGGTAGCTTCCTGA